Genomic window (Nitrospirales bacterium LBB_01):
GTCTTTTCCGTGCGAGGTGGTCAAAAGAAATATGGCGCCATCTTCGGCATTCCCCAGCATGTTGTATTTTTCAAGGAATGACGTGTTGTGACAAGCGATAAAGTTAGATTTGGATATAAGGTATGGGGATGTGATATTGCCCTTACCGAAGCGCACATGTGAGGTGGTGATTGAGCCGGATTTCTTAGAGTCATACACGAAATAGCCCTGAGCATGGTTGGCGGTTTCGCTTCCGATAATTTTAATTGTGTTTTTGTTGGCTCCAACAGTGCCGTCAGCACCAAGACCATAAAACATCGCACGCACAGTGCCGGCCCCTTCTATGTCAAATGATGGATCGTACTTAAGGCTTGTCTTTGTGACGTCATCGTTAATACCTATAGTGAAGTGATTTTTGGGTTTGGCTGCTGAGAGGTTGTCAAAAACACCCTTAGCCATAGCTGGTGTGAAGTCTTTAGAGCCAAGCCCGTAACGGCCGCCCACGATTGTCGGGTACTTTTTAAGTTTGCCGATACCCTGCTCAATCGCCTCGCCGATGGCTGTTCTAACGTCAAGGTACATTGGCTCACCGGTAGCGCCGGGCTCTTTGGTTCTGTCAAGCACGGCGATGGATTTCACTGTGGCAGGGATAGCAGCTGCAAATGCCGCCACGTCAAACGGTCTGTAGAGTCTTACGTGTATAAGACCAACTTTCCCGCCATTTTTGTTTAAGTAGTCAACGGTGTTTTGTACAACCTCGCCGCCTGAGGCCATAACAACGACTATTTGCTCGGCATCCTTGTCGCCGTAGTATTCGTAAAGTTTGTATTTGCGGCCAACCAGCTTGGCAAACTTATCCATTGCTTTTTGCACTATGCCAGGCACTGCGTTATAGAATTTATTGACTGTTTCACGGCCCTGGAAATAAACATCAGGGTTCTGAGCGGTACCGCGCATTGAGGGTCTGTCAGGCGTTAGACCTCTCATACGGTGCTCTACGATTTTGCTGTTATCAATCATTGCTCTCATGTCATCAAAGGTAAGCTCCTCAATTTTGGCAACCTCGTGCGAGGTTCTGAAGCCGTCAAAGAAATGCAGAAATGGAATACGTGAGTCTAAAGTAGCAGACTGAGCGATAAGCGCAAAGTCCATAGCCTCCTGCACGTTTTTTGAAGCAAGCAGAGCAAATCCAGTGTTTCTTGTAGCCATAACGTCTGAGTGGTCGCCAAATATGGAAAGCCCCTGACATGCAAGTGAACGAGCAGTAATGTGAAACACTGTTGGGGTTAACTCACCGGCTATTTTATACATGTTTGGGACTATGAGCAGAAGTCCCTGTGAGGCAGAACATGTGGTCGCAATAGCTCCAGCGGAAAGTGAACCGTGCACGGCGCCTGCCACTCCGGCCTCTGACTGCATCATGCCGACTTTGGGAACTGAGCCCCAAATGTTAACCTGTCCGGCTGCTGTCTTAGAATCGCAGATTTCCGCTATCGGTGATGACGGCGTAATCGGGTAAATTGTTATTATCTCGTTTGTGGCATGAACAGTATGTGCGCAAGCCGTACAACCATCCATTGTTACCATCTTTCTACTCATACACTTCCCTCCATCAATTTAGTTTTTTATTTGTTTTGACCATCAAATCCGTCAAAATTACCAAAGCCTTTTCGTGCTTTTATCCCCTGCTTCTATCGGCATTTACATTTTGCCCATTCTAACTTATTTCAAAATACAGTCAACGAAAGTATAAAGTATCATTGTAAATAAATTCAAGTAATTTTATTATAAATTTAAAAGGATTTTTAAAAATTTGCAAGGTAATAGGTGTGTTTTACTTGTTTATCGGTTAATGTTATACTCACGTCAGTGCAATAAAAATTTTAAACACAGCAAAAAACGAGAAAATGATGAAACCAATTGAAATGTTAAGTGATGCGGTCAGTTATCGTCCTCATGAAGATACTGCTGACTTACAATCTTCTGAGCAAATAACTTTTTATGAAAATAAAAGTAAAAAGCCCTTTACTGTATATCATGATGACACAGAGCACTCAATAAAACTTCTCAAAGGCGACAGTATAGAAAAAAGGAGCAACTAACACAATGGCAATTACAAAAAAAGAAGTAATTACTGAGGTGTATGAACTCTGCACGAAAAACAATGACATGATTTTTGATAATGATACTGTTAAAAGGATTTTAAAACGACATAATTCTAAAACGAACCCTTACGATATGACTAAATTGGATGATTTGTCAACATTTCCAGAAATATTAATAAACAACGATTTTTTTATTGCACATATTGGTAAAGGTAAGCATCAATTTGTGAAAGGAATCAAGAATGTTTTTCATGATTTCGAAAAAATAAAAAAAGAAGAATGTATTGTTTGGCCATATAGACCAAGTATTTTAAATGATTTTTCCGTTTCAGAAAGCAGTATTTTATCACTTTGTTTTAATCAAAGAATAATCCATGATTTTTTATATTTAGATATTGCTGCAAATCCTAAAATTTATAACAGTGAACGGAAAAGAGGTATAACATTCGAGTATAGTATAAACGGAAATACTTTCAATTTTGAAGGATTACAAATTGAAATAGATTTAACTACCGAACTTTCGGGAAAAGTAACAGTTTTTGAAGGGAAAAATACAAAAAATCCCAATAACTGGTTAGACAATTTTAATATTTACCAATTATACAATCCATTTCGATACTATTATGATTTAAAAAAATCAGAACACTTAAGCATTAAAGAGATAGATGTTTGCTATCTTGTAAGACAAAAAAAAGAAGATGGCTCTAATATCAGATTATATAAATATACTTTTGCAGATTATAAGGATATAACATCAATTCAATTACTGAAAAAAAGAGAATACCGTTTAATGCGGAGGGATTTCGATGAATGAAGAACCTATAAATAAAATATATAATGGAGATATTATGACTCTGTTGAAACAACTTCCTGATAAGTGTGTTGATATGGTCTATAGTGATCCTGATTATAATATTGGAATAAAGTATAACGCTAATAGTTATACAACTTCATTTGAATCCTATATTTCATGGTATACAGAATTAGCAAAAGAATCTATGCGTGTATTAAAAGATGAAGGGAATATTTTTTTTATCAATTATCCGCGTCAAAATGCTTATTTATGGGTACATTACTTAGATAAAGCTTGTTATGAAGTCTCTGAATATGTTTGGGTGTATAATTCCAACGTAGGACATTCTCCTAGAAAATTCACTCGCGCACATAGAAGTATTTTACATTGTAGAAAAAATAAAGAAAGTAAATGGTACAAATCACAAGTAGCAGAGCCTTACAAAAATCCGACAGATAAAAGAATAATAAATAATATTGCTAATGGTTCGTCAGGTAGAATGCCATATTCTTGGTTGTATTTTGATCTGGTTAAAAATGTATCGAAAGATAAAACTATGCATTCCTGTCAAATTCCAACAGGATTAGTAGAAAAGCTGATTAAAGCATCAACAATAGAGAATGATATTGTCTTAATTCATTTTGCTGGTTCTGGGAATGAAATATTTACTTGTAAAAAACTAAATCGAAATTTTATTAGCGCAGAAATAGATGTAATATATTACCAAATGATAAACGAACGATTGAAAATTAATGGTGATATTCCCGATAAATATAAATTAAAAAAAGAAATACAAATACAGAAAATATTTTAGCAGGCTTGGGCGGAGGGAAAACATAGCAGGGCTTGGCATTAAAGTGGAGTATGTTTATGTGTTAAGTGATTGGTTTAAAAAGCCTCAATACAAGGATGTACTGGACTATATTCATAGCGTTAATTGCCACTACAGATTCAATGAGCTTCCTTTGCCGTGGCTTGGATTGCCTGTGAAAGAAGGCTGACAAAACTGCCTGACCAGCCATCATTTTTCATACTTCTTTACAATTATATCATTTAGCTTTCTTTTTGGCACATAATGAACGGAGTTTTCATCGCGCCAGTATTGTATGCTTGCGCCATCATCTAACTCTGTGACTACAATCTGCTCTTTTGGTTTTCCAATGGCTATTACCATTTGAATTTCCAGCGTGTCAGGGATTTCAAGCATTTCCCGCAGCTCTTCTTTTTTTATAGAGATAAGAATGCAGCCACCAAATCCTTTTTCTCTTAGCGCTAAAAGTATAGTCTGAGCCGCTATGCCGTGGTCGCAGATTATATTTCTGCTGATATTGGTATCCCCAAGCATCACAATGTAGGCGGCAGGGCGCTCCCCAATAGCAGGCCCCGGCCAGTCTTTTAAGTACCCGGCCCACGTAAGAGTGTTGAAAATTAGTTCGTTTGTCTTGGCTTCATTAGACATTATGTATTTAAGCGGCTGAAGGTTTGCGGCCGATGCCGTATATCTTGATATATCAACTGCCCACGAAAGTGTCTCCATCGCTACCGGAACATCCTGATAAAATCTCCTAACTGAGCGGTTTCCCTTAACCAATTCCTCTATCACTTTCTACTCCTCCCATCTATAATCACAACTTAGCATCCTTTAAAGCGTTCTTACACGCACAGCCATGAAGCTCCCCAATGTCTGATACCACCTGAAACAGCAGAGTGTTAAGTTTTTGAGAGACCTTTCTGACAGCATCAATCACCTCAGTGGTGGTGAGTTTTTCTTTGCTTATTCCAGCCGCATAATTTGTAACTGTGGCAACTGTGGCATAGCAAAGTTCAAGTTCTCTTGCTAAAATAGCCTCAGGCATCTGAGTCATCCCAACCATGTCTGAGCCAAGCTGACCGTAGAGCTTAATCTCAGCTCTGGTTTCAAACCGGGGGCCCTCGGTGCATACATAAGTGCCTCTTGGCAAAACCGATATATCGCACTCAGCGGCGCTTTTTAAAATAAACGCTCTTAGCGCCGGACAGTAAGGTTCAGTAAAATCCACGTGATACACTGCGTCCTCATCAAAAAACGTAGTGGGACGATTCTTTGTCATATCTATAATTTGATCAGGCAGCACTATATCACCGGGAGTCAGTATTGAGCTTATAGAGCCAACAGAGCCGGTTGCAATTATGGTTTTAACCCCCAGTTTTTTCATTCCCCAAATATTTGCCCGGTAGTTAATCATATGCGGCGGAATGTTGTGAGATGAGTGGTGCCTGGGTAAAAATACGACATCCTGTCCGCCAATTTTTACTATCTTAAAATTATCCGAGGGCTTGCCAAAAGGAGTTTCAAGCGGAATATCTTTAACCTTTTGAAGCCCCTTCATCTCATATATGCCGCTTCCTCCTATAATCCCTATGTTTGCCATTTTATAAGCCTCCCATTAGTATGAATAAACTCTGTTTTATAGTATAATGTATCAGTACCATATATAGCAGTGTATAATAGTCTAAAAGACAGAAAAAAAGCCAAAGGAGGCTTGTATTAATGCTTAAAGAGGAGCTTTGCCATGATATGATACGGGCGGCATTAAGCCGTGGAGGGGATTACTGTGATGTGTTTTTTGAGTCAAAAACCCCTCTTTCTATCTCCCTTGAAGATGGTAACATAGAGAGATTTTTTACGGGTAATGATACCGGCGTAGGCATTCGGGTGATAAGCCGCAACAAAAGCTGCTACGCTTACACAAATGAGCTTACATCCGGCGCTCTTTTAGATGCGGCAAGCGGGTTAGCTCTGGCTGTAATCGGGAGAAAGCCAAAGGATATTACGCTTAACCTTGTGCGCTCAAAACCTGCCATAGATTTTGCAATACTAAAACCTCCCGTCTCAATCAAAGCTGAGGAAAAGACGGATTTAGTAATGCGGGCAGACAGAGCGGCAAGAGCATTGGCAGATAAAATCAGACAGGTGTCGGTTAGCTATCATGACTACATTCAGCGTGTGATGATAGTTAACTCGGAGGGACTTTTGTGTGAGGATGAGCGTGTGCAGAGTCTTTTTACTGTGACTGTTGTGGCATCTGATGAGGGCATAACACAGAGCGCTTATGAGTCTGCTGGAGGATTTACCGGCTTTGAACTTTTTGATTCCATTAATGTTGAGGAGCTTTCAATTAAGGCTGCAAAACGAGCGCTTATGATGCTAAGAGCAGATCGGATTCAAGGCGGACGAATGCCTGTGGTAATTTCCTCAGAGGCTGGAGGAACAATGATTCATGAGGCGATAGGACACGGACTTGAAGCGGACTTAACCGGTCAGGGGCTTTCCGTCTATGCCGGTAAACTCGGAGAGCGTGTTGCCTCAGATGCTGTCACAGTAATTGATGACGGGACAATGCCGGGCAAACGCGGCTCCTACCGGTTTGATGACGAGGGAACACACTCAGGCAGAAATGTGTTGGTAGAAAACGGCATTTTGGTAAAATATATGAATGACCGCCTATGGGCTATGAAAGACGGAGCCGCTCCAACCGGAAACGGGCGTCGAGAATCATATAAGTATAGACCGATACCGAGAATGACAAACACTTACCTTGCCGCAGGCTCTGATAAAGCTGAGGACGCCTTCAAGGGAATCAAAGAGGGACTTTTCGTAAAGAAAATGGGAGGCGGTCAGGTCAATACGGTTACCGGTGATTTTGTGTTTGACGTTCAGGAGGGATTTTTAATTAAAGACAGCTGCAACACGGGGCAGCTTGTACGGGGAGCAACACTCTGTGGAAACGGCCCTGAGGTGCTAAGGTCAATAGATTTCATATCATCTGATTTAGGGTTTGCCATTGGCACATGCGGCAAAGACGGTCAGGGAGTGCCTGTTACGGATGCTCTGCCGACAATACGAATACCAGAGATTGTAGTAGGAGGCGCTTCACGGTGATTGATATGGTGAAGTATTTTACTAAAGCGCTTTTTGCCGCATTTGTGATGTTTTTTTTTCACAGTACTCTCTTACATGCTGAGTTAGACACGATAGCGCCGGGCTCTTTGCTTACAGTAGAGTCCTGTGTTGAGACAGCCGTAAAACATCACCCTGAACTTCTTAGTTACTACTATGCTATAAAAGCAAAAGAGGCACAGGTTGGACAGGTGAGGGCAGGATTTTTACCGCGCCTTGATTTTACGTATTCATACACGAGAATTCAGTTGGTAAACGATTTCCCTGCCACATCCCAAAAGGTTTATAATAACTCCGATTTCTATACAGCCCTTGGGCTTACTCAAACCATCTACGATTTTGGAAAAATCAGCACTAATCTTGAAATTTCTAACCTTAAACTTGACGCTTCACATTTTGATTACATCACTAAACTTGACTCAATAACCTTTGAGGTTAAGAAAGCATACTTTGGCGTACTTAAAGCGTTAAAATCCCGCGATGTTGATACTGTAACAGTTAAGCAGTTTACGGAGCATCTTGAGCAAGCTAAGAACTTCTACAAAGCCGGCACAAAGTCCAGATATGATGTGACTAAAGCAGAAGTTGATTTAAGTAACGCAAAGCTCACACTCCTAAAGGGTGAAAACGCTCTCAAACAGGCTTGGGTATCTTTTAATAACGCTATGGGTATTTACTCAACATCGGAGTATAAACTTACCGAGACACTTTCTTTTGTGCCGTTTGATATAACTTTTAAAGATGCTATGGAGCGCGCCATGAAAAACCGACCTGATTTAAAATCTCTGACAGCGCTAAAGGATGCCGCAAAGAAATCTATCCAATACGCCAGGACTGACTATTATCCCACAGTCTCAGGCACAGCCGCCTACATGTTTGACGGCAGCAGGTATCCGGCAGATAACGGCTGGAGCGCTGGAGTTACACTTAGCTGGAATATTTTTAAGGGGCTTGAGACAAAACACAAGGTGGCTGAGGCTGCAGCAGATTTTGAATCGTCTGATTCTAAAATTAATGCTCTCAAACTTGAAATTCAAAGCGCAATCCAAAAAGCATACCTTGATCTTACGCTTGCCAAAGAAAGCATCGCTAACGCACAAATACAGTTGCAGCAGGCAGAGGAAAATCTGGAGATTGTTAAACTCAGGTACGAATCCGGTCTCAGCGGGCCTGTTGAGCTGACCGATGCGTTGATTACCCGTCAAAACGCAAACCTGACCTACATAAATGCCCTGTACGATTACAAAATTGCCGTAGCGGCTATAGAAAAGACGATGGGAAGATAACAGATTTACCCGCACATATAGTAACTTTACAACAGTTTATTGAATATATCCAACTGACATGATAAACTCTATACTAAAAAAATAATTGCCTATGCAGTTAGCTCCGCAAACAAAAAAATGGATTCCTGCCTTCGCAGGAATGACAAGAAAAAAAGGAATGACAAGAAAAAGAAATGACCCCCCTTTGTCATTCCCGCCTACGAGCGGGAATCCAGTCCTTTTAACTGTATCATTTGCTGAATGAAAAAATTTACAGGAGTTAACTCAATAAGCATTAAAAAATATTTAGCATGGGTATAGCATCTGAATTTATCTTTGTTCATCTGTGGTTAAAATTCTTTTATTGCATATGCAGTTAGCTCCGCAAACAAAGAACTGGATTCCTGCTTTCGCAGGAATGACAAAAAAAAGAATTGCTCCCCTTTGTCATTCCCGCCTACGAGCGGGAATCCAGTCCTTTAAAATATATCATCTGCTGACAGAAAACCCTCAGTCGGAGTTAACTCAATAACCATTATTCTTTTTCTAAATCTTTGGTTTATGATTTAACTCATATATGAAAACATGGCTGATTTGCTATGATTAGATAAAGCAGATTAAACAGGAGGTGTTGCAAATGATAGAAGTATTGGATCTAAAAAAATTGATAAAGTTTAGTTCGGAGAAGTTTACAAGACAGATGCTTTCAGATAAGCCTGAGATGAGGGTGGCACTGATGTGTTTGGAGCCGGGGCAGGAGATAACTCCGCATAAGGCGCCGCTTAGGCTTATGATGTTTTGTGTGGAGGGCAGCGGGGTTTTCATTGTCGGGGATGAGGAAATAGAGGCGGATGCTAAAACCGCAATTCTTTGCGACCCTCAGGTGCCGCACGGTTTTAAGGCTTCAAAAGGGGAAAGACTTGTCGTCATGGCTGTTGTCACACCGGCTGACACTGAGTAGCGGCAGTTGCTTAGCTAAAACAGCACATGTAAAACGTAGTTTCAGGAAAAGAAATAACAGAGACCCTGCTAAGGTGAACATCTTGATGAGCTTACCTTAGCAGGGTCGTTGACATTCAAGCAGGTTTTAGGTAAAATTGCCCAATGTCTTTTAAAGAAATGAGAATGCAAAACTACTCGAATTTTCTCATAAAATCCTCATATATTTACATAATAATACCGTATTTCATATTTTTTTTTGGTTGGCTAAAGCCTCTCTATGCTCTCATAATGACGGTGGTCATAGTGTACGCTTTATTGGTAATATTTCGTGAATTAACACTTTCTGGCACTGAAGACGTTACAGCAAGCACAGAGGATGTACAGTCACCGTTACAGAATAAAAAAATCGTGCTAATCCTTGTTATTCTCATTCTTTGGGCGGCGTGCACAGGTATGGGAGGTTTTGGTTATCAAAATGGTGACTACCATCAGAGAAATGCGTTGCTTAAGAATCTTATAGATCAGCCATACCCAGTGATTTACGCTCCCGAGTACGTCTCTAACAACAGTATACAAAATATACGGAAGGACTTTCATGGGAGTTTAGCGCTGGTATATTACTTCGCCTTTTATCTGCTGCCAGCGCTATTTGGTAAGTTCCTCGGCTGGAGGGCAGCAAACACTATATCATTTGGGTATGGACTTATTGGTGTGTTGATTGCTGCCGCTTGGATATTTAAGTTAGCCGGCAGATTGTCTGTGAGGTTAACGCTACTGTTAGTGTTTTTTTCCGGGATGGATTTTGTAGGATATATTATTTTAAAATTGAAAATCCCTGCGTGGACTGAACACATTGAGTGGTGGG
Coding sequences:
- a CDS encoding site-specific DNA-methyltransferase; the encoded protein is MNEEPINKIYNGDIMTLLKQLPDKCVDMVYSDPDYNIGIKYNANSYTTSFESYISWYTELAKESMRVLKDEGNIFFINYPRQNAYLWVHYLDKACYEVSEYVWVYNSNVGHSPRKFTRAHRSILHCRKNKESKWYKSQVAEPYKNPTDKRIINNIANGSSGRMPYSWLYFDLVKNVSKDKTMHSCQIPTGLVEKLIKASTIENDIVLIHFAGSGNEIFTCKKLNRNFISAEIDVIYYQMINERLKINGDIPDKYKLKKEIQIQKIF
- a CDS encoding nitroreductase family protein; the protein is MIEELVKGNRSVRRFYQDVPVAMETLSWAVDISRYTASAANLQPLKYIMSNEAKTNELIFNTLTWAGYLKDWPGPAIGERPAAYIVMLGDTNISRNIICDHGIAAQTILLALREKGFGGCILISIKKEELREMLEIPDTLEIQMVIAIGKPKEQIVVTELDDGASIQYWRDENSVHYVPKRKLNDIIVKKYEK
- the mtnP gene encoding S-methyl-5'-thioadenosine phosphorylase, producing MANIGIIGGSGIYEMKGLQKVKDIPLETPFGKPSDNFKIVKIGGQDVVFLPRHHSSHNIPPHMINYRANIWGMKKLGVKTIIATGSVGSISSILTPGDIVLPDQIIDMTKNRPTTFFDEDAVYHVDFTEPYCPALRAFILKSAAECDISVLPRGTYVCTEGPRFETRAEIKLYGQLGSDMVGMTQMPEAILARELELCYATVATVTNYAAGISKEKLTTTEVIDAVRKVSQKLNTLLFQVVSDIGELHGCACKNALKDAKL
- a CDS encoding TldD/PmbA family protein, translating into MLKEELCHDMIRAALSRGGDYCDVFFESKTPLSISLEDGNIERFFTGNDTGVGIRVISRNKSCYAYTNELTSGALLDAASGLALAVIGRKPKDITLNLVRSKPAIDFAILKPPVSIKAEEKTDLVMRADRAARALADKIRQVSVSYHDYIQRVMIVNSEGLLCEDERVQSLFTVTVVASDEGITQSAYESAGGFTGFELFDSINVEELSIKAAKRALMMLRADRIQGGRMPVVISSEAGGTMIHEAIGHGLEADLTGQGLSVYAGKLGERVASDAVTVIDDGTMPGKRGSYRFDDEGTHSGRNVLVENGILVKYMNDRLWAMKDGAAPTGNGRRESYKYRPIPRMTNTYLAAGSDKAEDAFKGIKEGLFVKKMGGGQVNTVTGDFVFDVQEGFLIKDSCNTGQLVRGATLCGNGPEVLRSIDFISSDLGFAIGTCGKDGQGVPVTDALPTIRIPEIVVGGASR
- a CDS encoding TolC family protein — encoded protein: MIDMVKYFTKALFAAFVMFFFHSTLLHAELDTIAPGSLLTVESCVETAVKHHPELLSYYYAIKAKEAQVGQVRAGFLPRLDFTYSYTRIQLVNDFPATSQKVYNNSDFYTALGLTQTIYDFGKISTNLEISNLKLDASHFDYITKLDSITFEVKKAYFGVLKALKSRDVDTVTVKQFTEHLEQAKNFYKAGTKSRYDVTKAEVDLSNAKLTLLKGENALKQAWVSFNNAMGIYSTSEYKLTETLSFVPFDITFKDAMERAMKNRPDLKSLTALKDAAKKSIQYARTDYYPTVSGTAAYMFDGSRYPADNGWSAGVTLSWNIFKGLETKHKVAEAAADFESSDSKINALKLEIQSAIQKAYLDLTLAKESIANAQIQLQQAEENLEIVKLRYESGLSGPVELTDALITRQNANLTYINALYDYKIAVAAIEKTMGR
- a CDS encoding cupin domain-containing protein, which encodes MIEVLDLKKLIKFSSEKFTRQMLSDKPEMRVALMCLEPGQEITPHKAPLRLMMFCVEGSGVFIVGDEEIEADAKTAILCDPQVPHGFKASKGERLVVMAVVTPADTE